The following are encoded together in the Culex pipiens pallens isolate TS chromosome 1, TS_CPP_V2, whole genome shotgun sequence genome:
- the LOC120416251 gene encoding N-alpha-acetyltransferase 40, which produces MSALDEITNSAAAATAQQKAIENANRQTAPMAPFPEFLKYDDNGCSLDLYCKRKPDMEPKMLKWAFKLAERNVGPQYKACSLGWQPKVKQSDLNKNWARYLVAVDRATKKPAAYTMFRFDLDYGRSVVYCYEMQVEAEFQRKGLGGFMMKALEKLAQHYRLERVVLTVLKNNEDGMKFYRRLGYDIDENSPDKADNEAYEIMSKLML; this is translated from the exons ATGTCCGCCCTGGATGAAATCACCAACAGTGCCGCGGCCGCAACGGCCCAGCAAAAGGCCATCGAGAACGCGAACCGGCAAACCGCTCCGATGGCCCCCTTTCCGGAGTTTCTCAA GTACGACGACAACGGCTGCTCGCTGGACCTCTACTGCAAAAGGAAACCCGACATGGAACCGAAAATGCTCAAATGGGCCTTCAAGCTGGCGGAACGGAACGTTGGTCCCCAGTACAAGGCGTGCAGTCTGGGTTGGCAACCGAAGGTCAAACAGTCCGACCTCAACAAGAACTGGGCCCGCTATCTGGTGGCAGTGGATCGTGCCACGAAGAAACCCGCCGCGTACACGATGTTCCGGTTCGATCTGGATTACGGCCGGAGTGTGGTCTACTGCTACGAGATGCAGGTCGAGGCGGAATTCCAGCGGAAGGGGCTGGGCGGGTTCATGATGAAGGCGCTGGAAAAGTTAGCGCAGCATTACCGACTGGAGCGGGTCGTGTTGACGGTGCTGAAGAACAACGAGGACGGCATGAAGTTCTACCGGAGGTTGGGCTACGACATCGACGAGAATTCCCCGGACAAGGCGGACAACGAGGCGTACGAAATTATGAGCAAGTTGATGCTGTAG
- the LOC120416250 gene encoding pterin-4-alpha-carbinolamine dehydratase 2 codes for MILKNISSMLLSKSPHLTGPNRLWSSNSFRLDGPTAVLLGGGQHSQAVGSSSTWKRIEGIATLTPAALNQTNQRLQQRRSVSIGTRQQAESASSNSSAIKTPKKRKMVAKLTDAQRKELLQPLLDAGWTMAAAGRDAIYKEYLFKNFNEAFGFMTRVALLADKMDHHPEWFNVYNKVQVTLATHDCGGLSERDVKLATFLEEIFGKY; via the exons ATGATTCTGAAGAATATTTCGTCAATGTTGCTTTCTAAAAG CCCCCACCTCACAGGGCCAAATCGCCTGTGGTCTTCAAACTCATTCCGGCTCGATGGACCGACAGCAGTGCTGTTGGGGGGAGGACAACATTCGCAAGCAGTGGGGAGCAGCAGCACTTGGAAACGAATTGAAGGCATTGCAACACTCACACCAGCAGCATTGAACCAA ACCAATCAACGACTCCAGCAGAGGCGATCAGTCTCGATCGGAACACGTCAACAGGCGGAGAGTGCCAGCAGCAACAGCTCAGCGATTAAAACACCCAAGAAACGCAAAATG GTTGCCAAACTGACCGACGCCCAGCGCAAGGAACTGCTCCAACCCCTGCTGGATGCCGGCTGGACCATGGCCGCCGCCGGTCGCGACGCCATCTACAAGGAGTACCTCTTTAAGAACTTCAACGAAGCGTTCGGCTTCATGACCCGGGTGGCGCTGCTGGCCGACAAGATGGACCACCATCCGGAGTGGTTCAACGTGTACAACAAGGTGCAGGTCACGCTGGCCACGCACGATTGCGGCGGCCTGAGCGAACGGGACGTCAAGCTGGCCACCTTTTTGGAGGAGATTTTCGGCAAATATTGA